One segment of Oscillospiraceae bacterium MB08-C2-2 DNA contains the following:
- a CDS encoding flagellin: MIIQHNISALNSHRQLGINNASTAKNLEKLSSGYRINRAGDDAAGLAISEKMRGQIRGLEMATQNAQNGVSLIQTAEGGLNETHAILQRMRELAVQSANGTYDDDVDRLNLDEEVQALKSEIDRIAEYTSYNGIKLLDGSLGGKETASAGAVSAAIGAGATTNTTIALGAGTAAQALDGKTATVIMRSGGKYALQVDGKTYSATGNVFKVGSGATDTVTLGDAFDSDTKAGVITGVKLTTSGADYANAMVGNKASELTFQIGANGTADQKVGLHVDNMATGYLGNATDGYVAAVSVASQTSANAAIGTIDAAINQVSTQRAGLGALQNRLEHTINNLGVTRENLQSAESSIRDVDMAKEMMDFTKNNILSQAAQAMLAQANQLPQGILQLLR, from the coding sequence ATGATTATTCAACACAATATTTCCGCTCTGAATTCTCACAGACAGCTTGGCATCAACAATGCCAGCACTGCAAAGAATCTGGAGAAGCTCTCTTCCGGTTACCGGATCAACCGTGCCGGTGACGATGCCGCCGGTCTTGCTATCTCTGAAAAAATGAGAGGCCAGATTCGTGGCCTTGAAATGGCAACCCAGAATGCCCAGAACGGCGTATCCCTGATTCAGACAGCAGAGGGCGGCCTCAATGAGACCCATGCCATCCTGCAGAGAATGAGAGAGCTGGCTGTTCAGTCTGCCAACGGCACCTATGACGATGACGTTGACCGTCTCAATCTGGATGAAGAAGTTCAGGCTCTGAAATCCGAAATCGACCGTATCGCCGAGTATACCTCCTACAACGGCATTAAGCTGCTGGACGGCTCTTTGGGTGGTAAGGAGACTGCTTCAGCAGGTGCTGTGTCTGCAGCTATCGGCGCAGGTGCCACCACAAACACCACGATTGCTCTTGGTGCTGGTACTGCGGCTCAAGCTTTGGATGGAAAAACCGCTACTGTTATTATGCGCAGCGGTGGTAAATATGCCTTGCAGGTAGACGGAAAAACCTATTCTGCTACTGGCAATGTGTTTAAGGTGGGTTCCGGTGCTACAGATACCGTAACTTTAGGAGATGCTTTTGATAGTGACACCAAAGCTGGTGTTATCACCGGTGTCAAATTGACTACTTCTGGTGCTGATTATGCCAATGCCATGGTGGGCAACAAAGCCTCCGAGCTGACCTTCCAGATCGGAGCCAACGGCACAGCCGACCAGAAGGTTGGCCTCCATGTGGATAACATGGCCACCGGCTATCTGGGCAACGCTACCGATGGTTATGTAGCGGCTGTTTCGGTTGCTTCTCAGACCTCTGCTAATGCTGCTATCGGCACCATTGATGCAGCTATCAACCAGGTTTCCACTCAGCGTGCAGGCCTTGGTGCTCTCCAGAACCGTTTGGAGCACACCATCAACAACCTGGGTGTAACACGGGAGAATCTGCAGTCTGCTGAAAGCTCTATCCGTGATGTAGACATGGCAAAAGAAATGATGGATTTCACCAAGAATAACATCCTTTCTCAGGCTGCTCAGGCAATGCTGGCTCAGGCCAATCAGCTGCCCCAGGGTATCCTCCAGCTGCTCCGGTAA
- the rplU gene encoding 50S ribosomal protein L21 has translation MYAVITTGGKQYRVQEGDMLFIEKLDVEADQTVQFDEVVMIGKDDGVVVGDPTVKGAKVTAKVLKNGKAKKITVFTYRAKKGSKRKMGHRQPYTKVEIQSIQG, from the coding sequence ATGTACGCAGTTATTACCACTGGCGGAAAACAGTACCGTGTGCAGGAAGGCGATATGCTTTTCATTGAGAAGCTTGATGTTGAAGCTGACCAGACTGTGCAGTTCGATGAAGTTGTCATGATTGGCAAGGATGACGGCGTGGTTGTGGGCGATCCCACTGTGAAGGGTGCCAAGGTTACCGCCAAGGTTCTCAAAAACGGCAAAGCCAAGAAGATTACTGTCTTCACTTATCGTGCTAAGAAGGGCTCCAAGCGTAAGATGGGCCATCGTCAGCCCTATACCAAGGTGGAGATCCAGTCCATCCAGGGTTAG
- a CDS encoding ribosomal-processing cysteine protease Prp, with the protein MIHAAFERQGDQITAVSVSGHAGYAQAGRDVVCAAVTSAVQLTANALTEVLQEKAQVGLEENLISIRLSEPFSPQATAFMQALYLHLGLLAEDYTKNLRLTVSEV; encoded by the coding sequence GTGATACACGCAGCTTTTGAGCGCCAGGGAGATCAGATCACAGCAGTTTCAGTCAGCGGACATGCAGGCTATGCGCAGGCAGGTCGGGATGTTGTCTGTGCGGCGGTGACCTCAGCGGTTCAACTGACCGCCAATGCTCTCACTGAAGTGCTTCAAGAAAAAGCGCAGGTCGGATTGGAAGAAAACCTTATTTCCATAAGGCTTTCTGAGCCATTTTCCCCGCAGGCCACAGCTTTTATGCAGGCACTTTATCTGCATTTGGGGCTTCTGGCTGAGGATTATACGAAAAATTTAAGATTAACCGTTTCGGAGGTGTAA
- the rpmA gene encoding 50S ribosomal protein L27 produces MLRLNMQFFAHKKGMGSTKNGRDSESKRLGAKRADGQFVLAGNILVRQRGTKIHPGTNVGIGSDDTLFATSDGIVRFERWGRDRKKVSIYPAS; encoded by the coding sequence ATGCTGAGACTTAATATGCAGTTCTTTGCTCATAAAAAGGGAATGGGATCCACCAAGAACGGCCGTGATTCCGAATCCAAGAGACTGGGCGCAAAACGTGCCGATGGCCAGTTCGTTCTGGCTGGCAACATTCTGGTTCGCCAGAGAGGCACCAAGATTCATCCCGGCACCAACGTTGGGATCGGTTCCGATGATACCCTCTTCGCAACATCCGATGGTATTGTCCGCTTTGAGCGCTGGGGCCGCGATCGCAAGAAGGTTTCCATTTATCCTGCCAGCTAG
- the obgE gene encoding GTPase ObgE — MFIDTARIRIKAGDGGAGAVTFHREKYVAAGGPDGGDGGRGGDVVFVADTNLSTLADFRLRKKYAAEDGEPGRGKRCFGRGGKNLVIRVPKGTLITESETGRVLADVSGTEPITVARGGKGGWGNSHFATPTRQIPRFAKPGLPGEAFHVKLELKLLADVGLAGFPNVGKSTLISAVSEAKPAIASYPFTTITPVLGVVRVDDEKSFVMADIPGLIEGASDGVGLGHEFLRHIDRCRLLVHVVDISGLEGRDPIEDFAIINAELTKFNTELAARPMLVAGNKADIAEPEQRERFKAHIESLGYEYFEISAAAFQGLEPLIYAVSRKLDTLPPIKEYAPEAPSVEQLEKKIGNAFTVTVEDGVYLVDADWLAPVLGSVNMEDYESLQYFQRVLRSSGIIDRLVEMGVQDGDTVSILDFEFDYVS; from the coding sequence ATGTTTATTGATACCGCACGGATAAGAATAAAGGCTGGTGACGGTGGCGCAGGGGCAGTTACCTTCCACAGAGAAAAATATGTAGCTGCCGGCGGCCCCGATGGCGGCGATGGTGGCCGAGGCGGCGATGTGGTTTTTGTAGCGGATACAAATCTTTCCACTTTGGCTGACTTTCGCCTGCGCAAAAAATACGCCGCTGAAGACGGCGAACCCGGCAGAGGAAAGCGCTGTTTTGGTCGGGGTGGAAAAAATTTGGTTATTCGGGTTCCTAAGGGTACCTTGATTACCGAAAGCGAAACAGGCCGGGTGCTGGCCGATGTTTCCGGCACAGAGCCTATTACCGTAGCCCGGGGCGGTAAAGGCGGCTGGGGTAACTCCCACTTCGCCACACCCACCCGCCAGATTCCCCGCTTTGCAAAACCCGGTCTGCCCGGTGAAGCTTTTCATGTAAAGCTTGAATTGAAACTGCTGGCGGATGTCGGATTAGCCGGGTTCCCCAACGTGGGCAAATCTACCTTAATTTCCGCTGTCAGCGAGGCCAAGCCTGCCATTGCAAGCTATCCCTTCACCACCATTACCCCGGTTTTGGGTGTTGTGCGGGTGGATGATGAAAAATCCTTTGTCATGGCCGATATTCCCGGCTTGATCGAAGGTGCCAGCGATGGGGTGGGGCTTGGGCATGAATTCCTGCGCCACATCGACCGCTGCCGTCTGCTGGTGCATGTGGTGGATATATCCGGTCTGGAAGGGCGGGATCCCATTGAGGATTTTGCCATTATCAACGCTGAACTGACCAAGTTTAACACTGAGCTGGCTGCACGCCCTATGCTGGTGGCGGGCAACAAAGCGGATATCGCCGAGCCTGAGCAGCGGGAGCGTTTCAAGGCCCATATTGAGAGCCTTGGCTATGAATACTTTGAAATTTCTGCTGCTGCCTTCCAAGGGCTGGAGCCGCTGATTTATGCGGTATCCCGCAAGCTGGATACTTTGCCGCCCATTAAGGAATATGCGCCTGAGGCACCCTCTGTGGAGCAGCTGGAAAAGAAAATCGGCAATGCCTTTACTGTTACAGTGGAGGATGGGGTTTATCTGGTGGATGCAGATTGGCTTGCCCCTGTTCTTGGTTCTGTGAATATGGAGGATTACGAATCTCTCCAGTATTTCCAGCGTGTTCTGCGCAGTTCCGGCATCATAGACCGGCTGGTGGAGATGGGCGTACAGGATGGCGACACTGTCAGCATTCTGGATTTTGAATTTGATTATGTATCCTGA
- a CDS encoding ribonuclease III domain-containing protein: MEQQLHTADPKTYSPLTLAFLGDVVYELMVREKLVAQGSRPAGELHRLAVGMVSATAQASVYPAVEALLNEKELAILKRGRNANSTKAPKSCTVDEYRKATALETLFGYLYMEGQIERVRELYQVMESSLNTIGE; the protein is encoded by the coding sequence TTGGAACAGCAGCTGCATACAGCCGATCCGAAAACCTACAGCCCGCTTACATTGGCTTTCTTGGGCGATGTGGTTTATGAGCTGATGGTTCGGGAAAAGCTGGTTGCACAGGGCAGCCGGCCGGCTGGCGAGCTTCATCGGCTGGCCGTGGGCATGGTGAGCGCTACGGCGCAGGCCAGCGTATACCCGGCGGTGGAAGCCTTATTAAATGAGAAGGAATTGGCTATACTAAAACGGGGGCGCAACGCCAATTCCACCAAAGCGCCCAAAAGCTGCACGGTGGATGAATACCGAAAGGCAACTGCCTTGGAGACCTTGTTTGGTTACCTTTACATGGAAGGCCAAATAGAGCGGGTCCGTGAGCTTTATCAGGTCATGGAGAGCAGCCTGAATACCATCGGGGAGTGA
- a CDS encoding YitT family protein, with the protein MQMRGVKRTPKEIFLDIFCDVVGGGLYAVALQTFSVPNSIAPGGVSGIAVLINHLVGFSVAGASLAINIPLLALAFAFLGHGFTLKTLQSVLIMTVELELAAVYLPIYQEDHMLAALCCGVLGGIGLALVFMRGSTTGGTDIVIRLIQRRLPYMQVGRLMLIIDICVLLASAVVFRSLSSALYGMVAIFTTTRILDSMLYGLDSGKMLMIISDATEDIVQKISEQLGRGSTLVRGRGAYTRQEKDIIYCAVRQSQLYELKQIVYSSDRRAFIIATDAVEILGEGFRENYHQHR; encoded by the coding sequence ATGCAGATGCGAGGAGTAAAAAGAACCCCAAAGGAAATTTTTCTTGATATTTTCTGCGATGTGGTGGGAGGCGGCTTGTATGCCGTTGCCCTTCAGACCTTCAGTGTGCCCAATAGCATTGCACCCGGCGGGGTATCTGGTATTGCCGTTCTGATTAACCATTTAGTTGGTTTTTCAGTGGCAGGAGCCTCACTGGCCATTAACATACCTTTGCTGGCGCTGGCTTTTGCCTTTTTGGGCCACGGATTTACCCTAAAGACTCTCCAATCCGTTCTGATTATGACAGTGGAGCTGGAATTGGCGGCTGTTTATCTTCCCATTTATCAGGAGGACCATATGCTGGCCGCCCTTTGCTGCGGCGTGCTGGGTGGCATTGGTCTGGCGCTTGTTTTTATGCGGGGCAGCACCACGGGCGGCACCGATATTGTAATTCGCCTGATTCAGCGCAGGCTCCCTTATATGCAGGTGGGCAGGCTTATGCTGATTATTGATATCTGCGTGCTGCTTGCTTCAGCGGTGGTCTTTAGATCGCTGAGCAGTGCACTATATGGCATGGTTGCCATCTTCACCACCACCCGTATTTTGGATAGTATGCTCTATGGATTGGATAGCGGAAAAATGCTGATGATTATTTCTGATGCTACCGAGGATATTGTGCAGAAAATATCCGAGCAGCTTGGCCGGGGCTCCACGCTGGTGCGGGGCAGGGGAGCCTATACCCGTCAGGAAAAGGATATCATCTACTGCGCTGTCCGCCAGTCCCAGCTGTATGAGCTCAAGCAGATTGTTTACAGCTCGGACCGCCGTGCCTTTATCATCGCCACCGATGCGGTGGAGATTCTGGGTGAGGGCTTTCGAGAAAATTACCACCAGCACCGCTAG
- a CDS encoding ferritin family protein: MAKYICSVCGYVHEGDAPPEFCPQCKAASTKFKLQSQEGLAWADEHRIGVAEGVDKEILDDLRANFTGECTEVGMYLAMSRQADREGYPEIAEAYKRIAYEEAEHAARFAELLGEVVWADTKKNLEARVAAEYGACEGKKKLATITKQMGLDAIHDTVHEMCKDEARHGCAFKGLLDRYFK, from the coding sequence ATGGCAAAATACATTTGTTCTGTTTGTGGATATGTACATGAAGGGGATGCTCCTCCGGAATTTTGCCCTCAGTGTAAGGCGGCTTCTACCAAGTTTAAGCTTCAGAGCCAAGAGGGCCTTGCCTGGGCCGATGAGCACCGTATCGGCGTGGCCGAGGGTGTGGATAAGGAAATTTTGGATGATCTGCGGGCCAACTTCACCGGTGAGTGCACCGAGGTGGGTATGTATTTGGCCATGAGCCGTCAGGCTGACCGTGAGGGTTACCCTGAGATCGCTGAGGCCTATAAGCGTATCGCCTATGAAGAAGCTGAGCATGCAGCACGTTTTGCCGAGCTGTTGGGCGAGGTTGTGTGGGCCGATACCAAAAAGAATCTGGAAGCCAGAGTGGCGGCCGAATATGGCGCTTGCGAAGGCAAGAAAAAGCTGGCCACCATCACCAAACAGATGGGTCTGGATGCCATTCACGACACTGTTCACGAAATGTGCAAAGACGAAGCACGCCACGGCTGTGCATTTAAGGGCCTGCTGGACCGTTATTTCAAATAA
- a CDS encoding hydrolase: MAFALFSKFKTYRLNAMEEFLQIVADLLESEEVQSLDSFVQHHCFTRLRHSLDVAYFSFFITRLFRWDFKSAARGGLLHDLFYYDWREIHTGRQHLVSHPIVALENARNLCELNHVEEDIIRKHMWLITLTPPRYKEAFVVTFVDKYCALREFSIGIFARGRVRTANAHV, encoded by the coding sequence ATGGCATTTGCCTTGTTTTCAAAATTTAAAACGTATCGTCTTAATGCTATGGAAGAATTTTTGCAGATTGTTGCAGACCTTTTGGAATCAGAAGAGGTTCAGTCTCTTGACAGTTTTGTTCAGCATCATTGTTTCACTCGTCTGCGGCACTCCTTGGATGTGGCTTATTTCAGCTTTTTTATCACAAGGCTGTTTCGGTGGGATTTTAAGTCAGCGGCCCGAGGTGGCCTTCTCCACGATCTGTTTTATTACGATTGGCGGGAAATACATACTGGTCGCCAGCACTTGGTCTCGCACCCCATCGTTGCTCTTGAAAATGCCCGGAACCTTTGTGAGCTAAACCACGTAGAGGAGGACATTATCCGCAAGCATATGTGGCTGATCACTTTGACCCCTCCCCGATATAAAGAAGCCTTTGTGGTGACCTTTGTTGATAAATACTGCGCTTTGCGCGAGTTTTCCATTGGGATTTTCGCCAGAGGCCGTGTTCGCACCGCCAACGCTCACGTATAG
- the pepD gene encoding beta-Ala-His dipeptidase, with amino-acid sequence MEYLLRDRQPQHIMRFFEEISAIPRCSGNEKQISDYVVDFAKKQRLSFHQDSFFNVVVRKPASPGCENKPGVILQGHLDMVGEKAEGSSHDFESDPLTLVVEGDILRAKDTTLGADNGVAVAYMLAALEDQALVHPPLECVFTTQEEVGLVGATNLDGSQIAGRRLINLDCGPEGALFSTCAGGLRITLDAEVQWEQAKGTGFSVAVRGLKGGHSGVEIGKQRGNACKLLARVLACLRDSFDVRLVSLAGGDKDNVIPNNCTGVMQLVTGDMGQVEQEVRKLAAVIQKELAVLEPEVEIHVASVGKVQKSLSKADTARLLDLLLALPNGVRGMSTAIEGLVALSANLASVCTTDTGFAVRMSLRANADSQKAALYQEVEAIARGLGVTCTPSNGYPGWAHAEHSPLRELCQKVYGSLYNKEFSMEGTHGGLECGILGAKLPGVDMVAIGPDNMDFHSVKETLDLASFSRVWEFLATLMAEMCK; translated from the coding sequence ATGGAATACTTGCTCAGGGATCGGCAGCCCCAGCACATCATGCGTTTTTTTGAGGAGATTAGCGCCATTCCCCGCTGCTCCGGCAATGAAAAGCAGATCAGCGATTATGTGGTGGATTTTGCGAAAAAGCAAAGGCTCTCTTTCCATCAGGATTCGTTTTTTAATGTAGTGGTTCGCAAGCCTGCCTCTCCGGGCTGTGAGAATAAGCCGGGTGTGATTTTGCAGGGGCATCTGGATATGGTTGGTGAAAAAGCCGAAGGTTCCAGCCATGATTTTGAATCCGATCCGCTTACCCTTGTGGTGGAGGGCGATATTTTAAGAGCTAAGGATACTACATTGGGGGCTGATAACGGCGTAGCCGTAGCCTATATGCTGGCGGCGTTGGAGGATCAGGCCTTAGTGCACCCGCCTTTGGAGTGCGTTTTTACGACTCAGGAAGAAGTCGGGCTTGTGGGTGCCACGAATTTGGATGGCAGCCAAATCGCCGGAAGGCGCTTAATTAATTTGGATTGCGGCCCCGAGGGAGCTCTCTTTTCAACCTGTGCCGGTGGCTTGCGCATTACATTGGATGCAGAAGTTCAGTGGGAACAGGCTAAGGGAACCGGTTTTTCTGTTGCGGTTCGAGGGCTGAAGGGTGGCCACTCCGGTGTGGAAATCGGTAAGCAGCGGGGCAATGCCTGCAAGCTCTTGGCTCGGGTTTTAGCTTGCCTGCGGGATTCCTTTGATGTTCGACTGGTTTCACTGGCCGGTGGGGATAAGGATAATGTAATCCCCAATAACTGCACCGGTGTGATGCAGCTGGTAACCGGTGATATGGGGCAAGTGGAGCAGGAAGTGCGCAAACTGGCGGCTGTGATCCAGAAAGAGCTGGCTGTTTTGGAGCCTGAGGTGGAAATCCACGTTGCTTCTGTGGGCAAGGTGCAGAAATCCCTCAGCAAGGCCGATACAGCCCGTCTGTTGGATCTTCTGCTGGCCCTGCCCAATGGTGTCAGAGGCATGAGCACGGCCATAGAAGGCCTTGTAGCCCTCTCAGCCAACCTTGCCAGTGTTTGCACCACCGATACAGGCTTTGCCGTTCGCATGTCCCTGCGTGCCAATGCGGACAGCCAGAAGGCGGCCCTGTATCAGGAAGTGGAGGCGATTGCCAGAGGCTTGGGAGTAACCTGTACCCCCAGCAACGGATATCCCGGTTGGGCCCATGCAGAGCATTCCCCCCTGCGGGAGCTTTGCCAGAAGGTTTATGGCAGCCTTTATAATAAGGAGTTCTCGATGGAGGGCACCCATGGAGGCTTGGAATGTGGTATATTGGGAGCCAAGCTGCCGGGCGTGGATATGGTAGCCATTGGCCCGGATAATATGGATTTCCATTCGGTTAAGGAAACTCTGGATCTGGCCTCTTTTTCCAGAGTGTGGGAGTTCCTTGCCACACTGATGGCAGAAATGTGCAAATAA
- a CDS encoding ABC transporter ATP-binding protein codes for MIEIKDLHAYYGQVEALKGINLVVGEGNITALIGSNGAGKTTLLKSISGMIRRTGSIVFNQTGQLIDKKSTYMAKQGIIHVPEGRHIFPGLTVEENLETGTINWHGFFGRKPYTKELEEVYCLFPRLKERRKQLSWSLSGGEQQMLAVGRAIMAHPKVLMLDEPSMGLAPVVVNELFEKIVEINEKLRVPVLLVEQNAKLAMGVSHYTYVLEGGQIIMEGPSEQMRQDSRVVEAYLGKLAGA; via the coding sequence ATGATTGAAATCAAGGATTTGCACGCCTATTACGGACAGGTGGAAGCTCTGAAAGGGATTAATCTGGTTGTGGGTGAAGGGAATATTACAGCCCTGATCGGCAGCAACGGTGCAGGAAAAACCACCTTGCTCAAATCCATCAGCGGGATGATCCGGCGCACTGGTTCTATCGTATTCAACCAAACCGGCCAGCTCATTGATAAGAAATCCACCTATATGGCCAAGCAGGGCATTATTCATGTTCCCGAGGGCCGCCACATTTTTCCGGGATTGACTGTGGAAGAAAACTTGGAGACAGGCACCATCAATTGGCACGGCTTTTTTGGTAGAAAGCCTTATACCAAGGAGCTGGAAGAGGTCTACTGCCTTTTCCCCCGTTTAAAGGAGAGGCGCAAACAGCTGAGCTGGAGCCTTTCGGGCGGCGAGCAGCAAATGCTGGCGGTTGGCCGTGCCATTATGGCGCACCCAAAGGTTTTAATGCTGGATGAGCCCTCTATGGGGCTTGCTCCGGTGGTGGTAAACGAGCTATTTGAAAAGATTGTGGAGATCAATGAGAAGCTGCGGGTTCCTGTGCTTCTGGTGGAGCAGAACGCCAAGCTGGCTATGGGTGTTTCACACTACACATATGTATTGGAAGGCGGGCAAATCATCATGGAAGGCCCCAGTGAACAGATGCGGCAGGATTCCCGTGTGGTGGAGGCCTATCTGGGCAAGCTGGCCGGTGCATAA
- a CDS encoding ABC transporter ATP-binding protein, producing the protein MSDILVLDRVCKRFGGVVAADDVSFAVPKGQVIGLIGPNGAGKSTMLNMISGIYEVDGGSITFNDQDVTKLPPYTRACMGIGRTFQTPRFLQRSNIRDNLLMGTDLADQKGYLKSFFGKRNHHFEDELAIYLKLAGFSVDLESDITSLSYGKLKLLEIVRSLLGHPKVMLVDEPAAGLNTKEIEYAMALLNYAAQEKNIGVVLIEHQMDMVMNICKYIVVLSFGQLIARGTPGEISTNQQVITAYLGGV; encoded by the coding sequence GATATATTGGTACTGGATCGGGTCTGCAAACGCTTCGGTGGCGTGGTTGCTGCAGACGATGTAAGCTTTGCAGTTCCCAAGGGGCAAGTCATTGGTCTGATCGGCCCCAATGGTGCGGGAAAAAGCACCATGCTGAACATGATTAGCGGTATCTATGAGGTGGATGGCGGTTCCATTACCTTCAATGATCAGGACGTAACCAAGCTGCCCCCTTATACCCGGGCATGCATGGGAATCGGACGCACCTTTCAGACACCCCGCTTTTTGCAGCGCTCCAACATCCGGGATAACCTTCTGATGGGAACCGATCTGGCCGATCAAAAGGGATACCTGAAAAGCTTTTTCGGCAAACGAAACCATCATTTCGAGGATGAGCTTGCCATTTATCTGAAGCTTGCAGGCTTTTCGGTGGATTTAGAGAGCGACATTACCTCCCTAAGCTACGGAAAGCTTAAATTGCTGGAAATTGTCCGTTCCCTGCTGGGCCATCCAAAGGTTATGCTGGTGGATGAGCCGGCCGCCGGGCTGAATACCAAGGAAATCGAATACGCCATGGCTCTGCTCAATTATGCAGCACAGGAAAAGAACATCGGTGTGGTTCTCATTGAACACCAGATGGATATGGTTATGAACATCTGCAAATACATTGTGGTGCTCAGCTTCGGCCAGCTGATTGCCCGGGGCACACCGGGAGAGATTTCAACCAATCAACAGGTTATTACAGCTTATCTGGGAGGTGTGTAG